CGGACATCATTTTCATCTCCGTCAACACGCCCACGAAAACGTACGGCTACGGAGCGGGAAGCGCGTCCGACCTCAGCTATGTGGAGGCGTGCTCGCGCACGATAGCGCGTTCGGCAAAGAGCGGGAAAATAGTCGTGGAAAAATCGACGATGCCCGTGCGCACGGCGGACGTAATCAAGACGATTCTCGCCGCAACGGGGCGCGAATTTCAGGTGCTCTCCAACCCCGAATTTTTGGCTGAGGGCACGGCTGTGCGCGACTTGGAAAACCCCGACCGCGTGCTTATCGGCGGCGACGAAGACTCCGAGGCGGGGCGCAGGGCAATAGAAACGCTTGCGTCGATTTACGCTCGCTGGGTGCCGCGCGAAAGAATCATCACAACAAACCTTTGGTCGAGCGAGCTTAGCAAGCTCACGGCAAACGCGTTCTTGGCGCAGCGCATAAGCTCCATAAACGCAATCAGCGCGCTGTGCGAGGCTACGGGCGCGGACGTCGAACAGGTCGCAATGGCGGTCGGCAGCGACTCGCGCATAGGCTCGAAATTCCTGAGAAGCTCGATAGGCTACGGCGGCTCGTGCTTCCAGAAAGACCTGCTTAATTTGGTGTATCTTTGCGAGCACTTCAACCTGCCGAAAGTGGCGCAGTACTGGCGCGGCGTGGTCGAAATGAACGCATACCAAAAGAGGCGTTTTTCGTCGAACGTGGTGGAAAGCCTGTTCCGCAACATCTGCGGAAAACGCCTTGCGATTTTCGGGTTCGCGTTCAAGGAAAACACAAACGACACGCGCGAATCGCCCGCAATAGACATCTGCAAAGACTTTTTGAACGAGCACGCGCACTTGGCTTTCTACGACCCGAAAGTGTCGAAAACCCAAATCTGCGCCGACTTGGGCATTTCGGAGG
The Opitutia bacterium KCR 482 genome window above contains:
- a CDS encoding nucleotide sugar dehydrogenase, encoding MRICCIGAGYVGGPTMTMIARKCPDIHVDVVDVNEARIAAWNSDNLPVFEPNLDGLVREVRGKNLFFTTDIEGAIDKADIIFISVNTPTKTYGYGAGSASDLSYVEACSRTIARSAKSGKIVVEKSTMPVRTADVIKTILAATGREFQVLSNPEFLAEGTAVRDLENPDRVLIGGDEDSEAGRRAIETLASIYARWVPRERIITTNLWSSELSKLTANAFLAQRISSINAISALCEATGADVEQVAMAVGSDSRIGSKFLRSSIGYGGSCFQKDLLNLVYLCEHFNLPKVAQYWRGVVEMNAYQKRRFSSNVVESLFRNICGKRLAIFGFAFKENTNDTRESPAIDICKDFLNEHAHLAFYDPKVSKTQICADLGISEDDPRVEFCASPYEAAENAHAIVLLTHWDEFKKLDYAKIRKAMATPAWIFDGRNCLDHRLLLELGFLVRGIGKGNLS